One window from the genome of Apus apus isolate bApuApu2 chromosome 12, bApuApu2.pri.cur, whole genome shotgun sequence encodes:
- the TENT5D gene encoding terminal nucleotidyltransferase 5D yields MTEELDHRFSSLTWDQIKILDQVLAEVIPIHGRGNFPTLDVKLKDIIHVVREQLLEKQIKVRDIRLNGSTASHILVKQNGTSYKDLDIIFGVELPSELEFQVVKEAVLNCLLDFLPKCVNKEKITAQTMKDAYVQKMVKVSTDHDRWSLISLSNNSGKNVELKFVNSLRRQFEFSVDSFQIILDSMLDLYRAAACALTEDSHPTVIAESMYGDFKEAMDHLKYKLISTRNPEEIRGGGLLKYSNLLVRDFKPADEAEIKSLERYMCSRFFIDFPDVAEQQRKIESYLRNHFIGEEKSKYDYLMTLRGVVNESTVCLMGHERRQTLNMITILALKVLGEQNIIPNAANVTCYYQPAPYISDRNFSNYYIAHGQAPIIYQPYPFHIQMQSGMV; encoded by the coding sequence ATGACTGAAGAGTTAGACCACAGGTTCAGTAGTCTCACCTGGGATCAGATTAAAATCCTGGATCAAGTTTTGGCTGAGGTCATACCAATTCACGGGAGAGGGAATTTCCCAACGCTGGATGTGAAGCTGAAGGATATCATTCACGTGGTGAGGGAACAGctccttgagaagcaaatcaaGGTTAGGGATATCCGCCTGAACGGTTCCACCGCCAGCCACATCCTTGTGAAGCAGAATGGAACCAGTTACAAGGACCTAGACATCATTTTTGGGGTGGAACTTCCAAGTGAGCTGGAGTTCCAGGTTGTTAAGGAAGCAGTTCTGAATTGCCTGTTGGACTTCTTACCAAAATGTGTCAACAAGGAAAAAATCACTGCTCAGACCATGAAAGATGCCTACGTGCAGAAGATGGTCAAAGTCTCTACCGACCACGACCGCTGGAGTCTCATCTCCCTGTCCAACAACAGCGGCAAGAACGTGGAGCTGAAGTTTGTCAACTCGCTCAGACGGCAGTTTGAGTTCAGCGTGGACTCCTTCCAGATCATCCTGGACTCCATGCTGGACCTttacagagcagcagcctgcgCGCTGACCGAAGACTCCCACCCCACCGTCATCGCCGAGAGCATGTACGGAGACTTCAAGGAAGCGATGGACCACTTGAAGTACAAACTGATTTCCACCAGGAACCCCGAGGAGATCAGAGGAGGTGGCCTCCTGAAGTACAGCAATCTCCTGGTTCGTGACTTTAAGCCAGCGGACGAGGCTGAAATTAAATCTCTGGAACGTTACATGTGCTCCAGGTTCTTCATTGATTTTCCAGATgttgctgagcagcagaggaaaatcGAGTCCTACCTGCGCAACCACTTCATCGGGGAAGAGAAGAGCAAGTATGACTACTTGATGACTCTGCGTGGGGTTGTAAACGAGAGCACGGTCTGCCTCATGGGCCACGAACGAAGACAGACTCTGAACATGATCACAATCCTGGCTTTAAAAGTGCTCGGAGAACAAAATATCATCCCAAACGCGGCCAACGTGACGTGCTATTATCAGCCTGCTCCATATATCAGTGACAGAAACTTCAGCAATTACTACATTGCTCATGGACAAGCCCCCATCATCTACCAGCCCTACCCGTTCCACATACAAATGCAAAGTGGCATGGTTTAG